One region of Elusimicrobiota bacterium genomic DNA includes:
- a CDS encoding toxin, whose amino-acid sequence MRWDIGKSERLKRERGVSFEEIIHAELVGVLKHLKRANQNILLFRHKGYIWVVPYVSRDGEIFLKTLFPSRKYTRLLEKGEL is encoded by the coding sequence ATGCGCTGGGATATTGGGAAGAGCGAGCGGCTTAAGCGGGAGCGCGGGGTCTCTTTTGAGGAGATCATACATGCCGAACTTGTGGGCGTGTTAAAGCATTTAAAAAGGGCGAACCAGAATATCCTGCTTTTTCGGCACAAGGGTTATATCTGGGTAGTGCCGTATGTTTCACGCGATGGCGAAATATTTTTAAAGACGCTGTTCCCGAGCCGAAAGTATACGAGGCTGCTGGAGAAGGGTGAACTCTAA
- a CDS encoding antitoxin encodes MKKIKLGKTELAAEKALLRGEYVPAGAVEIRGIARAIAARRKDAVLNIRVNSEDLTHLKQKAQKLGVPYQTFISEILHHYAD; translated from the coding sequence ATGAAAAAAATCAAGCTGGGTAAAACGGAACTCGCCGCGGAGAAGGCGCTTCTGCGCGGGGAATATGTGCCTGCCGGCGCGGTCGAAATCCGCGGGATAGCCAGGGCTATCGCCGCACGCAGAAAAGACGCCGTGTTGAATATCCGCGTCAACAGTGAAGATTTAACCCATCTCAAGCAAAAAGCCCAGAAACTGGGCGTTCCTTATCAGACCTTCATCTCCGAAATACTCCACCACTACGCGGACTGA
- a CDS encoding ABC transporter ATP-binding protein: MNAVNVTDLVKKYKSVEAVKGVSFNVHEGEIFALVGPNGVGKSTTLKILATILLPTSGRAEVFGLDTVKDAAEVRKIISYLPEEAGAYKNLTGHEYLHFMASVFLRDGEKAAAAVRYGAELCGLKDRLKEKIKTYSKGMARKLLLSRAVMIKPKLAILDEPTSGLDIINGYEIRRTIKQLASEGMSFIISSHNMLEIEFLSDRIGMINRGVILACDTPAALKAHFATDNLEEVFIKLAQ, encoded by the coding sequence ATGAACGCGGTAAACGTAACGGACCTCGTTAAAAAGTACAAGAGCGTTGAAGCCGTCAAAGGCGTGAGTTTCAATGTGCATGAAGGCGAAATATTCGCCCTGGTCGGCCCCAACGGGGTCGGAAAATCCACCACTCTAAAAATACTGGCCACTATACTACTGCCGACCTCCGGCCGGGCCGAGGTGTTCGGCCTGGACACCGTCAAGGACGCGGCCGAGGTCAGAAAAATAATAAGCTATCTGCCCGAAGAAGCGGGCGCCTATAAAAACCTCACCGGCCACGAATACCTCCATTTCATGGCTTCCGTGTTCCTGCGCGACGGAGAAAAGGCCGCCGCGGCGGTCCGCTACGGCGCCGAGCTTTGCGGGCTGAAGGACAGGCTTAAGGAAAAGATAAAAACATACAGCAAAGGCATGGCCAGGAAGCTCCTGCTTTCACGGGCCGTGATGATAAAGCCGAAACTGGCCATACTTGACGAGCCGACGAGCGGACTTGACATAATCAACGGCTACGAGATACGGCGGACCATAAAACAGCTCGCTTCCGAGGGAATGAGCTTCATTATTTCCAGCCACAACATGCTGGAAATAGAATTCCTTTCCGACAGGATAGGAATGATAAACAGGGGCGTGATACTGGCCTGCGACACGCCGGCCGCGCTGAAGGCGCATTTCGCCACGGACAATCTGGAGGAGGTCTTCATAAAATTGGCGCAATGA
- a CDS encoding ABC transporter permease: protein MNIFLILVKKEIKELLTRQLVISIAAMLFVFNLIGKFTGEQTKASAAHNSVVVTDMDRSALSGAVIGALGKAGYKVIPAGAEEALFSPEYSGESSFITLPAGMQKTLDAGGKPEVGFYSKFKTSVTGMGAALSASRVGKTISRVNAELSDYAIKKRAPSADAAFLKEPMSAAEFVAVGGAVARVPVSQVTAFAQSQTYFFPIAVFFIVMLSAQMVMTAVASEKENKTLETLLSSPIDRRMLVVSKLAASAFIASLLSAAYMLGMRSFMSGVTGGAGPVAASTRAALAKLGLLITPQGYLLIGVSVLFCILCALSIAFILGALADDLKSVQGMMTPLMMMLMLSYLLPMFVDINSASFGLKFLLYAIPFTHAFIAPQNVMAGNNANVVWGIAYQAAVFAVFVTVAGRLFSGESLLTFKLRFGKK from the coding sequence ATGAACATCTTCCTCATACTGGTCAAAAAAGAGATAAAAGAGCTTCTCACCCGCCAGCTCGTAATATCCATAGCGGCGATGCTCTTTGTTTTCAATCTGATAGGCAAGTTCACCGGCGAGCAGACCAAAGCGTCGGCCGCGCATAACAGCGTGGTTGTGACGGACATGGACCGTTCCGCCCTATCAGGGGCTGTTATCGGCGCTTTGGGAAAAGCGGGCTACAAAGTGATACCGGCGGGCGCGGAGGAAGCGCTTTTCTCTCCCGAATACTCCGGCGAGAGCTCTTTTATAACGCTGCCCGCCGGCATGCAGAAGACGCTGGACGCCGGCGGGAAGCCGGAGGTCGGATTCTACTCCAAGTTTAAAACGAGCGTGACCGGCATGGGCGCGGCGCTGTCGGCTTCCAGGGTAGGCAAAACCATATCCCGCGTTAACGCCGAACTGAGCGATTACGCAATAAAAAAGAGGGCCCCGTCGGCCGACGCCGCTTTCCTCAAAGAGCCGATGTCCGCCGCGGAATTCGTGGCTGTCGGCGGCGCCGTCGCCAGGGTGCCGGTGTCGCAGGTAACGGCTTTCGCGCAGTCGCAGACCTATTTTTTCCCCATAGCGGTGTTCTTTATTGTGATGCTGTCGGCGCAGATGGTCATGACGGCGGTGGCGAGCGAAAAAGAGAACAAGACGCTGGAGACGCTTTTAAGCTCCCCCATCGACAGGCGGATGCTGGTGGTGTCCAAGCTCGCGGCTTCGGCATTCATCGCATCGCTCCTTTCGGCGGCGTATATGCTGGGCATGCGCTCGTTCATGTCGGGGGTGACCGGCGGGGCGGGCCCGGTGGCGGCTTCCACGCGCGCCGCCCTTGCAAAACTCGGTCTGTTAATAACGCCCCAGGGCTACCTGCTGATAGGGGTGTCGGTGCTGTTCTGCATTCTCTGCGCGCTGTCCATAGCTTTTATACTGGGGGCGCTCGCCGACGACCTGAAAAGCGTGCAGGGGATGATGACTCCGCTTATGATGATGCTTATGCTCTCCTATCTCCTGCCGATGTTCGTGGACATAAACAGCGCGTCGTTCGGCCTCAAATTTCTGCTCTACGCTATTCCGTTCACGCACGCTTTCATAGCTCCCCAGAACGTCATGGCGGGCAATAACGCCAATGTAGTATGGGGAATAGCTTACCAGGCGGCGGTGTTCGCCGTGTTCGTGACCGTGGCGGGCCGGCTTTTCTCCGGGGAATCTCTTTTAACCTTTAAACTGCGTTTCGGGAAAAAATAA
- a CDS encoding tetratricopeptide repeat protein, which produces MRKTVKLALITIVLTGGTLAAQQQFVSPEPGKEAFYKFYNQAINAHMTSKFRDAEASYYAAMTEAVKLPGATWEYGRSSVLFATAYHIHGYLPEAERFYRESLDYNCKNNPEGCFMGISGLGRLYLQQNKLGKAGPFLEQGLILSRREEENVEEKYSTADALSALAEFNEKKGNLKNAEIFYNKAVAIFHNKETAFPFQVLDAELMDSYPIILYKTGEFYRRQGNIKAANNFYTRALRAWTNWTELDSRPALKARVLDYKGRTLKALGDRSEAAENISSALRLYKTLYRAKDYRIVEAGAQSAALKK; this is translated from the coding sequence ATGCGAAAAACGGTAAAACTGGCGTTAATTACCATAGTTCTGACCGGTGGAACTCTGGCCGCGCAGCAACAATTTGTCTCACCGGAACCCGGAAAAGAAGCTTTCTATAAATTTTACAACCAGGCTATAAACGCCCATATGACAAGCAAGTTCAGGGATGCCGAAGCCTCTTATTACGCTGCCATGACGGAGGCGGTAAAATTGCCCGGAGCAACATGGGAATATGGACGGTCAAGTGTGCTGTTCGCAACGGCGTACCATATACACGGGTATCTGCCCGAAGCGGAAAGGTTTTACCGGGAAAGCCTGGACTATAACTGCAAGAACAATCCTGAAGGGTGCTTCATGGGAATATCCGGCCTGGGCAGGCTATATCTTCAGCAGAACAAGCTTGGCAAGGCCGGACCTTTCCTTGAGCAAGGATTAATATTGTCGCGGCGGGAAGAGGAGAACGTCGAAGAAAAATATAGTACTGCCGATGCTTTATCCGCATTGGCGGAATTTAATGAAAAAAAGGGGAATCTAAAAAACGCGGAAATTTTTTACAACAAAGCGGTCGCAATATTCCATAACAAGGAGACCGCTTTTCCGTTTCAGGTTTTGGACGCCGAACTTATGGACTCTTACCCTATTATTCTCTATAAAACCGGGGAATTTTACCGCAGGCAGGGAAATATAAAAGCGGCGAACAATTTTTATACCCGCGCCCTGCGCGCCTGGACCAACTGGACGGAACTGGACTCCAGGCCGGCGTTAAAAGCCCGCGTTCTTGATTATAAGGGACGCACCTTGAAAGCTTTGGGTGACAGGAGCGAGGCCGCTGAGAACATAAGCAGCGCCCTTCGGCTGTACAAAACGCTCTATAGAGCCAAAGATTATCGTATTGTGGAAGCCGGCGCGCAATCAGCCGCGCTTAAAAAATAA